The Synechococcus sp. RS9909 genomic interval TTGGTTTCAGGGCTTCCAGGGTGGACAAGTCAAGATCTTGAGTTAGCGGCGTCAGTTCTCCTTGCCGACAGTTGTAGCCAAAGCGATATCGCATCTTCTTCTGTCTCTCGCTCGCGCTCTTTGCACCGTGCGGCTCTGATTGTCTGAGGAACCAGCTCCCCGGGCTTGATGTTCAGTTCAATCCCGTTGCAGCCCAGAAACGCCACAGCGGAGATGATCGCGATGCGCTTGTTGCCATCGCTGTAGGGATGTGCCTTGGCGAGGCTCACCAACAGGTGGGCAGCCAGGCAAAAAAGGTTGTCTTCCCCGCCGTAGGCAAAGAGATTTCGAGGAGAAGCAATCGCGGCTTCAAGAACGTTGACGTCGCGGATGCCGCAGAGGCCGCCGTGGACCTGGAGGGATTGATCATGCAGTTCGTCGACCAGGTCGCGATCGAGCCATTGCGGCTCAGGCATCGGCAAGCTGCTTCAGCTCGTCCCCGTGCTCGTCATAAAGACGGGCGACAGCAGCCAGAGCACCTGCCCTGCCTGTCAACGGTTTCACTTGCCCGCTCACCCGAATGGGGGCCAAGCCAGGCTGGCTTGCCGGAATAAGCCGGGCCACCCGGGCCTTCGGCTGCTTTGTGCTTTCGGT includes:
- a CDS encoding type II toxin-antitoxin system death-on-curing family toxin — translated: MPEPQWLDRDLVDELHDQSLQVHGGLCGIRDVNVLEAAIASPRNLFAYGGEDNLFCLAAHLLVSLAKAHPYSDGNKRIAIISAVAFLGCNGIELNIKPGELVPQTIRAARCKERERETEEDAISLWLQLSARRTDAANSRS